A genomic segment from Apium graveolens cultivar Ventura unplaced genomic scaffold, ASM990537v1 ctg2, whole genome shotgun sequence encodes:
- the LOC141700262 gene encoding uncharacterized protein LOC141700262 — MIPAMILFLLLLSAEAKTLQSDIDVLRAISLSIDPISITQYSFLNTWDFDLDPCDSTGADFLGILCTLPQDDNSTTQITAIDLEGDGYEGFLTPAIENLTALTTLNLKRNQFRGPIPPAIARLGNLTSLLLSGNFFSGSIPNVGTLKKLANLDLSQNLLSGQIPTSISGLRRLTHLDLSNNEFVGIIPELSGLWQLNTLDLSSNQLMGNFPDLPQNLRALSLSHNLLSGRISSIQRIGNLERVDLSDNRLSGNIDPEIFTLPFLKYLNVSANRFTSVEVNKFADDSSQLQVLDMHENRLQGNLPLNLFTYSNLTSLNLGHNVFSGRIPEVYGDMIGNPWKTLFLDYNFLEGNLPSRFTSTFNVRGSLARNCLNCPRRLEICRGGQRRAAECAKQ, encoded by the coding sequence ATGATTCCAGCTATGATATTGTTTTTGCTTCTACTTTCTGCTGAAGCCAAGACACTACAATCAGATATTGATGTTCTTCGTGCCATCTCATTGTCAATTGATCCTATCTCCATCACCCAATATTCTTTCCTCAATACTTGGGATTTTGACTTGGATCCATGCGATTCCACGGGGGCAGATTTTCTTGGAATTCTATGCACACTGCCTCAAGACGACAATTCAACCACCCAAATAACTGCTATTGATCTTGAAGGAGACGGATACGAGGGCTTTCTCACGCCAGCCATAGAAAATCTAACTGCGCTCACAACTCTTAATCTGAAAAGGAACCAATTCCGAGGGCCAATTCCTCCTGCCATTGCCAGATTAGGAAACCTCACTTCTCTTCTTTTATCAGGTAATTTCTTCAGTGGCAGCATCCCAAATGTCGGCACGCTTAAGAAGCTTGCAAATCTTGATCTATCACAAAACTTGCTTTCTGGACAAATCCCTACCTCCATTTCAGGTTTACGAAGATTGACTCACTTGGATTTGTCAAACAATGAATTTGTAGGCATAATTCCGGAACTTAGTGGATTGTGGCAGCTAAACACATTAGACCTCAGTAGTAACCAGTTAATGGGAAATTTTCCAGATCTCCCTCAGAACCTACGGGCATTGTCCCTATCCCACAATTTACTTTCAGGCCGCATTTCTTCCATTCAAAGGATTGGAAATCTAGAGAGAGTAGATCTTAGTGACAACAGGCTTTCAGGAAATATAGATCCTGAAATATTTACCTTACCTTTCCTAAAATACCTCAATGTTTCTGCAAATCGGTTTACATCCGTTGAGGTGAACAAGTTCGCAGATGACTCCTCACAGCTTCAGGTTCTTGACATGCATGAAAACAGATTGCAGGGAAATTTGCCATTAAACTTGTTTACTTACTCCAACTTGACATCACTGAATCTTGGCCATAATGTGTTTTCGGGGCGAATTCCAGAAGTATACGGAGATATGATTGGAAATCCATGGAAAACTTTATTCTTGGATTACAATTTTCTTGAGGGAAATCTTCCATCACGGTTTACTAGTACTTTTAATGTTAGAGGCAGCCTTGCACGCAATTGTCTCAACTGTCCGAGGAGGCTAGAAATTTGTCGTGGAGGCCAAAGACGTGCTGCCGAATGTGCTAAGCAGTAA